The Apis cerana isolate GH-2021 linkage group LG10, AcerK_1.0, whole genome shotgun sequence DNA window ttagaatttaatatatatatatataatagagaagaaaatcctgtattaatcaataaaaatatattttacatgtgTTTTACACGAAATGAAAggttataaaatagtaatttttccaatagattcctataaagataattaaattagataaaaaaaaaagcgtaaAAAGACTGtgcaaaaaatatgaagacttaaaagttaaatataagaatataagtgtagaaattatagaattaaagtGCATgctatttgattttaatttgttaaattgctATCCGAAATATGCGGatgtagcaaaaaaaaaaaaaaaaaaaaaagaatgagaatatctgaaaataaaaaatgactaAAATGAATActtcaattgaattattagcaaatatatgcaatgatatataattttagtaatagaTGAAAACtgtgtatttgtatttaaatattgttgctTGTCTAAAAACTGTATGCCTAGAATGAATATGTGAGATAACTGAGTACAAAAATGTGTATGTTTAATATTGCGCTTGctaatgaatgaatatatatgaatgaatgTGCCAATTAATATGATACATATGTTTAAAAACAAGCTTAGGCAAAATGCTTACGATGTTTATATTACCAATATAGTATTGAACTATTTGTACTATAGTATATTGAACTATAGTATATATGAATAGAGTACATAACATGCGAATGAAAAATGcctgttatttaatattaatcttctgTTTGGTAATTTAAAGCAAAAATTGCAGCAAAAAAAGCTTGACAGAATgttagaaaaatgtattttgataaatgaaatgattgtattgaataaaaaatgaatgaatatgaatataataaagcgaatattttttcgaaaataaacaaaatgatatttatgttaatctaagtatataataataaaataatataatagaatttgattggaatttaattgaaGTATTAATGATGATTGGAGTATAAATTATCACAATATGATCCTTATAAATGTgtgtaatgaatatttttaaaagatagatatacaaaaatgtaacctggaaatatgaataattaaatctcttTGAATTTACGagatcttatataaaatatgaagaaataaaagtataaaggaaaaaattatattatattaaaaataaatggtgAGACATGGAGAGaacatataaatgtattaataaggaaattttttccaataatgtaaaattaatgaaaatgagGACTTGAGTACACATTTACacagtatttttcttttgaacgtataggcaaattaaaatttaaaatttaaaatcaaattttttttctatatataaataatttaaagaaaaacatacatgatattcaaaaatacgcCGATTTGTATGTGTTCcttgtttaattttctctgttttatctttaaataactttacaaatattattttatacttacaaatattattaataaatattattaattatatacaatatacaaagaAAGTATAGAAAGGTAAGgtaatttagaataatgagagaaaaatttcaagcaaatatttttcgaaaaaaataaatgtgaataaaatatgaacacAATAACATTACTAGAAATATGGGAATGCTATATATTTGTCAccaaaaacagaaaaatagttTCGCCCAGTAGTATTCAAACAGTAATATTCAAAAGCAGAAagctttcgaattttttgcgaatatttattgcttacgagatttataaacaacttattcgaagaaattcctcataattttttcttaaaattttctgtttattATCGCACGCAGACTTTTAGGCTCTCTTAAGCCTAAATAAGAGATGAAGTTAGCTGAAAAATCTGTCgtttttaaaacgtttttaaaagtttagctaattcttgtaattatatattttgacataACCCAATCCCCTGGCTGGACCGAGgaataacatatttcaaatacaGTTGACTCAGCGACAATTAATACCATTCtaattcgagaaaatatttataaaagagataCGCTCTTTTGTTCCTGCTTGTTTTGAAATCTTTGTATACAAATTATCACCCTAAGTGAAGAATTTTCCTCTAATTTGAGAGTATCGCGAGTTAAGTACTGAATGTTATTGGTTATTATTGTACCCCACTGAGAAACTGAAATCCTCTCAATTGAAATAggaaattttcagattttctGAGCTTTATTGATAAAGAGATCATTCATAGTGATCATGTCGTAGTTTGACTATCGGATATAACAATTAGATACTTTGTAAACATATTATGCTTTGATGATTGAACACAATTACCTGCTGTACAATTATGAAAGATCctcttatatcttatatctctCATAAAAACCAATAAtataatcgtaaatttttctcttattatcttaaattctttatctttcaaaaatttaattatcctgatattatatttccacATGCGTCTAACTATCTAATGTctattccaaaattattacAGTTTATTACttagaaatcaaatttaaataagaatcgcTCTTTttaagtttcttcttttttctttttcttttttttttgtagcaaAGAAGACTTTTCTCTCAAAAAAAAGGCTTAGAACAAGATAATCAGTATCATGTTTGGAATTACAAGTATATCAGAATAGTTcattaatcaaatcaaaaataatcaaattttatgaattcctAACATATCTTATTCTTTGTCGAATATTCTGTAAATGATAAGCAGACAATTTCAatcacaataataatttctattccaAAAGATTACTTACACCCATtttgtaattgataaatagtCAATTAGAGTCCAACTTTTATTACAAGTAGTTTCCATTTCAATGGATTAGTTACAcacatctaaaaaataatctatcagATTTTATCACAATAAGTAATTCTTCACTTACATAAACTGCACTAAacgtaatatttctaaaaaaaaaaaaaattataatattagtcatatctttaataattttagtattattttattatatattttatttatcttttccataaatttcttaatagatatattatttattttgcgcTATTTTGTTTCATGTAATCTTCAGATTTCTATCCTATTGttgttcaattaaattaaaattaaacatttttcttttctattacaGTAATGTTCACATATCAATGGTGGTTCAGCTGTCAACATTGATTTTTTGATTCGTCTCAGAAGTCAttggatatttcaattttcttaattgagaattgtaatattattcaaaatcctttaataatatatcgaatcttaaataatcgtttaatgTGTAAATCAATCAAACAgttcttaaaatttgttatgttAGATTACTTAGTAAAAGTATACAATCATAGTTGTAGATAGCCTAGACACAAATGGATTTCagctttttattattggtaatgttatatcataatttattttttattgtttttagatgttctataaatatagattatgtagaaacaattgtatataatataatttttaaaataatattattataatttaatataatatttataatattatattaaaaatatataatttatttatttattaaaatatatatatttcttatttatttataaattatttataaattgaatttataattcaattattctataaGCATAAACATTGAAGTAAGAACTCATTGAcatataagtattaataatttaatttattaaatgaatatatcatatttttttgtaatctattttatatgatttccattgataatatataaaaggaaatcattatataagtattattatattttaatctttttataaatttataataatttaattttaattttaatattttaattttttgtttgttttattttctctattttttattatttcagaaattttgtttatttttgtatattttattttaaacattcatCTAGAATATGCTAtctatttaatagatattcatAGCTGGTCATTTTTATCTGaagataaatttctattatttaaaatttatttaattcatttaaatccttttttttttagataactataaattattaaaaatgcttatagcatttttgacatatttttctttttttatttttataattcataattataaatgtttcatatattgtacatgtgatattttaaacaaattttatcttttatgcttcaattgtaatatttatatctaaaaatacaaGATTCTGATCCGATAATATTTCCCTTTTATGAATTTCAAGATTCTACctcttatgaattttattctttttatctcattaataagatatgaaatagaatttaaataattttgattttttttcattactcTCTTGCATTCTctcttatcattatattaataaaaaaaattgacatataataattaaatctattaatgtccaaattatttttaaatttttgggcaatttttgttgcaattatttcttttaatgaattatttcttaattaatgaaaaatgataaaatcgctgtatttgcatttttgttttcttattttcctaattcataattttaaatgattccatgcaatattttaaataaattttgttttttttttatgtgtcatttataatatttttttatatatatatttaatgaaatattattatatgaatatttattatatatcttcacTAATGtctaaatttgttaatttattaatatttttaaaacataggtattctatttttttttaaattattctgtaGACTTTTGagaatatgtacatatttatttgttgaaattgtataaatgaacgttataaatgaaaatttctttattgaaattaattattgtaaaaatactttttatacttattttaaaatcattaattaattttaaaatcatttgaaaacGCTTTAACTTTCTAAATTACTTTCCTTTCCTAtacaaatatgtttttaattaaaataaaaaattttaatataagagtaattttgtttttattatataagatatttatctcatatttattaaaaaataagcaaatacatttttttaaaaagtgattGAAACCACATTAataatgtgatttttttttattgtatcaaatatgatcttttagaaaatctttaaaaagatattcatatataccattttatattcaatatatagtaaagaatataaataaatggtactctatgaaaatatttcataaaaaaaaatttatacaataattagtctgcatttattttaaaatatataatctctacttatattttttttattattcattttcttaaaaaatgtttttatatcacataacaaataaaaaagcaaagatattttttttctcaaaaatttaaaaaattcaatcaattataaaatctgaaaaattgaaaattgaaatttttcttttataatattactcaaaaactttacttttttttcgttaaattattaaattttgaatattgaaaatgacaaatatttaatattttttaaatttctcatctaatcttgatatttaaaatttaataatctgaacaaaaaaaattataaaagtttggaaattgaaaaaatttaaggaaaaatttaaatttttacatctatttaattacaaaaaaatttttttcgatatttgtaATCGATAGctgtttgaatttttcaaattttgctgaaaaaaaaataactttgctttcttatttcatgatacaaaaatatctttaaaaaaaaaatgaaagaagaactgtgaaaataactttttactctttaaaattcaactttaagctgattatagtataatttttttttagaaattataattgaaaatttttcattgaatattgGTTCACTTATATTCTTTActatagaaataattgttaataatgttttaatactattgaaaacaataaaattaaaaataataataatagtaatactaATAATGATCACAATGTACAATGTTATACTGTAATATTATCAATGTTGATGATAACAAcacaacaataaaataataataataataatataaataataatgttaatatttgctatttaaaatcaatcaaattacaataaaaatgatgCTAGCAATGATAAgagcaattaaaaataattgaaatatcatagatatttcaattacaatcaaaataatagaataggataataataataagagtaattttaacaaaagtgGCAAGATAGAAAATAGTAATGATAGTAtagtattgatattaataatatcaaagtgctcatgataataataaaaataatgaaaaggaCGAGAATAACAATCTCATTAAAagagtaataataacaaaaattattgaaaaattatgacagcgacaatgaaaaatataatacactaTTTCTACATATTCCAgcgatattttataactaataCGATTTAATCCATAgtctttataaattcaattgcaGAACAAAATTGCGTCCACCAATATTGTTCTTCTCCTCCTAATCGATTTCCATAAAAACTATCCACATATTGAATAGTTGAAAGCAAGGACGGCGGATTagtctaaaaatttaatttaaaaattattataagcatatataaatatatcataattataatatattatgatatattatgatatattatactaataatattaaattaaaattatattaataatattaaattaaaattatattatactaataatattaaattaaaattatattatactataattatattatatttgtttttagaaatctttaaaaacaGAGATAGAACTATCTCATTCTATTTATGCTTCATttcacataaatttaaattacttataatttaatttaacttaatatttttatataccaaatttttttcatattttttaattctaaaatgaattcttttaaaagatatgaatatattaacattttgtatattttcaatatatatatacattgaaaaacaagaataaaacACTTACTTTAATGATAACATAGACTAGTACAGGGATTAGATCATCAGCTGCGGGTACTCCTCTTTCAGTTGCCATTGAAAGTAGATTCATGATGGTAGTTGCACAACGAAAAACACATTGTAATTTATCTCTAGGTGTTTTATATGCTGAAATCACAGCTAATTCTGCTTGAGCCCATGGCCAGGGACAttcataatgatatattttaggGATTCGTAAGTCCTTGTGATTCGGTGTTACAACTTTGGCAAGTTTTTTAATGTGATCTTGAAGTAATTGGTCCCTATAAATATCACCGTCTCCATTTGGATAAAGTGCATTATGATAAACACGTGCCATCACAGTTCTTTCAACTACAGCTCTTGCCAAGTTTAATTGATTTTCGCATGCACCTATTAATAGTatgatcaattatatttatgattaattatcatattttaatattttataataaaatatagtaatattttatattgatataattatataaatttactaacATTGCCAAATTGGATCATTGTCCATTTTTGCATGAAGTTTGCTTAAGAAGCTATCGACTAAATCTTGTTTCTCATCTgccaatgttaattttttaaattcgtcaCAAAAACGTAGTAAAAGCGactctttcttttccaaaaaaacTCTTACACAAACAGATACAAGATGATTATTAATAGCATCACGATCACATTTTACTCTAATGCATAAtctaaaattgcataaaatcacattaatattattttattataataaatattttatatataattaaatatatttagaatttttaaagcaattttctatattttcaaattgatgatacaaaaaaatatttcataaattaaatgaaatgaatgattttaaaagatacaTAATGCAATACAAATAAGTTAACtagttatgtaaaaatttaatgaaaatcaactttgtttttttatatataattattttttaataccatcaataattttaaaatgaatcaatTTAGGTCATTctatatctacatatatatatatatatatagatgtcagtgtatagaataaatttttataagatcaGAATTTATACCTATCCAAATGAGCCAACGTAGAAAGTAATCCTTGTCGACATCTAATTAAGTATGCAATATAAGGCGATCGTTTTTGATAATCTTCTCGCaatgatttgaataattttctacaCCCATCATCGTTAAACAATCTAATACAACGTAATGTTTCATGAAGATGTGCTATTAATGCTCTGTCTTGTAAATTAATAGCTTCTGCCAATTGCAATTGTAAGAAAGCAactaattcattttctttttgtgaCCAATAATTACgctgcaataaataaattatttttaagtatttttttatattttaaaatatttttttattaatattatatcatatttataaaatatataaacatataaaatattcaatacaaCTGCATCATTTAATACCTCAGATGTAGCATTCCAAGGAATATGTTGAAGATCAGCTGTACTAAGTACCAttcgtaattttctttttgcatcTGAAAATGCATACGaaatttcaatgttatttGGATCTATAAAAAGTCTTTCATCCTCAGTTGATTCTTTTGTGCGAGACTGATTACTTTCCACTGATGCTGTATCACTTGCTGCACTTggttttcttctatatttagCTAAAATATCATCCGTACTATCTAGAaagtttttaaactatttttatcgttgttttttttttattattttttttttgttttgattttatttttagttttatttttctatagatattaaaatataaaatatcaaagaaaacaatatttaccACAACTCGCATTACTAGTAGATGATACATCTTCCGACATTATTCTACGTAATCTATGCCGTCCTACATCAATATTATCCCCCATAGCTTCTCGATCATAACATCTGCCGATATCGTCAGTGCCACGAATTGTTTTACCCCGTCGATTTCGTAaagacatttttaattttccaaaaaaacttcttttatttttctgatcATCGTCCAACAATTCCTTATCTCCGCGTTCTGCAGTCATATCGAAACTGATACTTTTTGGTATTGCTCCACTGGATACAGTTGGTTTTGAACAATCATTCCTCATATCGCAATTTTCTGAAGTTCTCATCGATAATGGTAATTccgaatttgtattttttattcgtgtcTCAGAACCTGAACTACTGCTTGATGCTAAACTACCAGTACTTAATCCAACAGCGCCATCCGGACCATTTTCATTAACAGTCTCTTCAATAGAACTGACTAAGCTACATTCTAGTTCCTGCGACTAAAACAcgctttgaaaattaattatatcgtaattattaatcttcagATAACCGATTCTGAatcattaaaacaattataaaatatataaaaaatatattttaaatatatttttttcgaatattttaattatattaacttttgtgcttttatttaatttttgtataataatgatataacttttgttttaataatgatataatggcaaatatataattttggtaaagaaattatttctgaatatatttctgaaatatataatatcataaattataaatgattcagTATCAGCCATTCATTGTTGTTCatcaatctaaaaattatctaaaaatttaaaaaaactatttaaaattaaataaatgtcgTATAAAaccatgtaaatatatataaaaaaaaaagaaatataataacgataacaataataatgaaacattaatgaaaaaataataatagaataataatattagtagtattaaataacataatataataattaatagtattaaatagcagaaataattataaatatttataaaacacaaACCTCTGGTTTCACTATATTGTGCGATTTCTCTGTGCTTGACAATATGGATGGTGAGATAtgattagataataataaagttggtGTCATAGTTGCTACAGTAATGCGATTATGTATAGAAGAAGCTTGTCGTTCTATCTGATTTTTCCCATTTTCTATATGCAGTTTATCTATCAGATGAACTAATCTATCTTCACACGATTTATCGTATTCTGCTGCACTATCCGCAATGCTATTGGCATTTTTATCAACATATTCTTGTCGACATATGCTTGTTTGATAATCAGATCTTCTTATATTTTGTCCAGTTATATTCAAAGAAGATGATGAAAGAGATGTTGGTGAAAGAATAGTTgtagaaaattgtatattttcctGGTTTATCGACATTGATTGAAGATTTGTTGTTGATATACATTCAGTTGTTATAACATTTtctaaagatgaaaatataatgttaataattgagtaaaaataaaaatgttgaataataagatgcattgaaattttttataaatattaacaattcttACGAGGTAACGTTTGTGCTAATGTTTTTTCGGTTGTTTCAGTTTCACTACGAGGTTCAACTTCAATTTCAGATCTTGCAGTATCATCGGATCTAAAATATGACAATAACGTAAACTTTTCCAACATTTTTGGCTtcgtatcttatattttttcaatttttccagtttttaatctgtaaaatatttcattataaaatataccttGCAACACTAGCTGTATCGTCTGTATCAACTTCTGTTAATCTCTCAGAATCACTAGCTAATACATCAGTACTCCATGCTTCAGATGCAGTTTCGCTAACATCTAATACGGCTTGCGGTACTGATTCCGAAGTTGTTGGTAAAACTGAAGGAGTTTGTTCGGAActggaatataatattttttcttgttgttCGATTATTTCACTATCTGAAGCCAAAACATCTGTTGACCAGGTATCAGATACCATTGAAATAGTTTCATctcctaaaaatatatacgtaaactaaaatatatttataaaaaattattttttttttgtttttcaaagtaccttcgatcaatttttttatttcaaatttacaaaatttatcatctATTTCGGATCGACTTTGTTTGGTAGGAATATTTGATGGAGGTAAATCTAACTGTCGAGTTTCACCTGTTGTTCGCCCTTCATCTCCTTCAGTAATTTGAGATGATGGAGTATCACGACCTACAATTAAGTCATTAgattcatttcaattaaattaaatagatttaaatatcaaataaatatatttattatttattatatttataaatatattttatatttattttatatttatttatcttttatcttaataaaatttaacagaaCCTGATATATTAGGTGTTCCTCGTCCTGATACACTAGCAGATACCATATCTGAAAGATTATCATTTTGATCCTCTGTTTCCAACTCAAGTGAAGAAGCAACACTGTGATTTGAAGCAGCTTCTGATACAGCTTCTAAATTATCTGAAGTATTTCCAATAAAACCttcaaataaaactaatagaattcaatattaataattatcttttataaaatataaataaattttttttcgtttataaattttaataatttttttctttttgaacaaataatttttcaattaattcaaatctttcatatgagtatgaataaaaattaattatttaaatacaataaattattccttttaaaaagagaaaagaaaaaaacaatattatttaaataaattatgttcaatatatttcattaatttttttattgtaaacaattattatatttcattcattttaatttaatttaatagttgatttttgaaaaatcaaaaaattttaatatttcaatacctTCATCGTGAGACAATGAAAAtcttgtctttttttcttgattttctgTACGTTCAACACCACAGTTTTCTTGTCTATCATGAACATTAGATATGTCATCTGaaagattcaaattaataGGACCATTTTCCATATTGCATTGAAGTTCTGCGCATAACACCtgtcatattaaaaaaaaaaagaatatagttataaatatcataataaatagaattgaaattcgTATTAGTtggttatatattaattataaaaatatcaataaagaaTACACACTTTTTGTTCACTTAAAAGACCTACAAATTCTCCTGTATTTGGTCCAAAAGGAATAACAAGAACATCTTGAGGAGTTTTATCAATAGATTCTTCTTCAGGAGTCGAAGTACCATTCAATTCATCCCCTCCATCATTAGTTGTATTGGATGAGtatgatgatgatgacgatACTCGTACTCCCCGACCTTTTCCTATCAGAGAAATTAACATTATCAGAGAAATAACTGTTTTTtccttgaattaaatatttttttttgtttatttttcatatttatttttcagataacCATAAacgcataaaaataataataaaatcaattgtgattcgtaataaaaatataagattttcttaaaaattaatataaaaatgaacataaagatttttattcaaagaattatatttggaaatttttttttttcaaaaagatcaatagattttatgaaaatcattacacatgtatttatatatacatttgagaaacaatcttattaaaatatcaaatattctctAAAATGCATCatgaataaattgattgaaattaaattcttgaaataaataaataacttttttctgaattgaataattgaaatttaatttaaagtaattaattaaatttaaaaaaaataattaaaaattaaaaaaaaaatgaaaaaaatagaaccaATGCCTAAATATAATTACCTTTTCCTAATAAACCTCCTTTCTTGATAGTAGTTTCAACAGAAATATTGTTAGCTAATTTATTAGCAGTTAAAGAACCAGAAGGTAATTGAGAAAGCATATCGATCAATTGCTTTGCATCAAATGCAGTGGACGATGAATTTTCTACCATAGCTTCTGTAGCTATagtttgcaaaaatataattaatgtattcaATTCTGTTTCCATAAATAAAGCAGCAGAACGAGAAAAGCCTCGAAGTTTATTGTTATCGATGATATTAGGTTCGTCTTCGAGATCTTCTGTTGCACCATCTACCATTGCATCTATTATAGAAGAAACAGAATCCTTATCGAATTTCTTATATAGATCAAATGTTTTGCTGTCAACAGCCTGGTATTTCATTAAAGAAAGCATTTGCAAAATTTGTCCAACTTGCATAAGATTGAATCGAGCAACATAGCTAATAGGTGCATCTGTTATACCATATGGTTCTGGATTTACTATTGCAggacatataaaatatgtaaaaactAAATCCGTACACATTGCATGTACTTCTTTTGAATCaacatttccatttttccCCAAAAATCCTGCCATTTGTCTAACTAGCCAGCATATACTGCTTGGAAAACAATGCATATTTTCCCGTAtactgattataaatttttgtgtaaTGTGGAATAGAGAATTAATTGTCCAGAGTCTATAACGTTGTAGTTTCGCTTCATATTCAGCAGTACCTTCCTTGCCAAATTTCTTCAATCTCTCTGATGGAGGAAATCTTATAGGTGCTTTATCTGGATCGATATCAAGAAACATTTCATCTtccattaataattgtataataggATTATGTAAAGCagcagttaaaaaaaatttagctgAAAATAGACTTTCATGAAAGACTGAATAAAATCTAGAGAAAGCACATGTGCCATATCTAAGTAATCTTCGAGGATTATCTGATGGTACAATTTGTAATAACATTAGATgctttaataactttaaaaccaaaattttatcttctggTAGTAAACAACTACCATATAAACCTGCTGCTAATGATTGAACTACAGTTTGCACAGAATCTGGTAATAATTTGTCCCCTTCAACTAAACACATTGCAAGTAGTTTTGGAGATTTTCTAAGAGCACCTAAAAATTCCCCATATAATAAACATGTCTGATAacgcaaatatttatatacatcaacaaaatttgaattttccaatatatttgCTTTTTGACAACAAGATGCTGGTGTACAATAGGGTTTAGACATTATCAATTGATTGAGATTAACTCTCTGTTGTGCTG harbors:
- the LOC108003774 gene encoding GTPase-activating protein and VPS9 domain-containing protein 1 isoform X3; translation: MHCFPSSICWLVRQMAGFLGKNGNVDSKEVHAMCTDLVFTYFICPAIVNPEPYGITDAPISYVARFNLMQVGQILQMLSLMKYQAVDSKTFDLYKKFDKDSVSSIIDAMVDGATEDLEDEPNIIDNNKLRGFSRSAALFMETELNTLIIFLQTIATEAMVENSSSTAFDAKQLIDMLSQLPSGSLTANKLANNISVETTIKKGGLLGKGKGRGVRVSSSSSYSSNTTNDGGDELNGTSTPEEESIDKTPQDVLVIPFGPNTGEFVGLLSEQKVLCAELQCNMENGPINLNLSDDISNVHDRQENCGVERTENQEKKTRFSLSHDEVLFEGFIGNTSDNLEAVSEAASNHSVASSLELETEDQNDNLSDMVSASVSGRGTPNISGRDTPSSQITEGDEGRTTGETRQLDLPPSNIPTKQSRSEIDDKFCKFEIKKLIEGDETISMVSDTWSTDVLASDSEIIEQQEKILYSSSEQTPSVLPTTSESVPQAVLDVSETASEAWSTDVLASDSERLTEVDTDDTASVARSDDTARSEIEVEPRSETETTEKTLAQTLPQNVITTECISTTNLQSMSINQENIQFSTTILSPTSLSSSSLNITGQNIRRSDYQTSICRQEYVDKNANSIADSAAEYDKSCEDRLVHLIDKLHIENGKNQIERQASSIHNRITVATMTPTLLLSNHISPSILSSTEKSHNIVKPESQELECSLVSSIEETVNENGPDGAVGLSTGSLASSSSSGSETRIKNTNSELPLSMRTSENCDMRNDCSKPTVSSGAIPKSISFDMTAERGDKELLDDDQKNKRSFFGKLKMSLRNRRGKTIRGTDDIGRCYDREAMGDNIDVGRHRLRRIMSEDVSSTSNASCDSTDDILAKYRRKPSAASDTASVESNQSRTKESTEDERLFIDPNNIEISYAFSDAKRKLRMVLSTADLQHIPWNATSERNYWSQKENELVAFLQLQLAEAINLQDRALIAHLHETLRCIRLFNDDGCRKLFKSLREDYQKRSPYIAYLIRCRQGLLSTLAHLDRLCIRVKCDRDAINNHLVSVCVRVFLEKKESLLLRFCDEFKKLTLADEKQDLVDSFLSKLHAKMDNDPIWQCACENQLNLARAVVERTVMARVYHNALYPNGDGDIYRDQLLQDHIKKLAKVVTPNHKDLRIPKIYHYECPWPWAQAELAVISAYKTPRDKLQCVFRCATTIMNLLSMATERGVPAADDLIPVLVYVIIKTNPPSLLSTIQYVDSFYGNRLGGEEQYWWTQFCSAIEFIKTMD